In Candidatus Moanabacter tarae, the genomic stretch TCCAACGACTTCATTTGAGATTAAGACATCCTTAATCCCACCCGCAACCATGGCTTCTGCTTCACTTACTTTTTGACAACAGACACCGATTGCCCCGTGCTTGATTTGAAGACCTGCAATCTCGGGGCACTTGTGGGTTTTGGCGTGTGGACGAAGTTGTATAGAGTGTGCGTTTCCGAAATCAGCCAAGTGGACGAGATTTCTCTCGAACGCATCTAGATCGAGTAGTAGGGCGGGAGTGTCGATTTCGTCAATCGACATCCCAACAGTGGCAATAGCATGTTTAAACATTGAGTGTTTAAAATGGACTAATAACGAGAGATGAGATGGCGATGGGGTGGAACAATTGAATGATGTAGGTTCTCTTGGCTATCTTATCCTTTATCTTTAATCGTCATTCCTCAGGCCTTAACTTGAGATAAGGCCTGCTTTAAGTCTTCGATTAGGTCTTGAAGAGATTCGATTCCAACGGAGATGCGCGCTAGACCATCAGTCAGACCTCGGGCCAGGCGATCTTCCCTAGGTACACTCTTATGAGTCATCGATGCGGGATGGGTGATCATACTCTCCACAGATCCAAGACTTTCCGCGAGGGAAATCAAACTAAGAGAGTTTAGAAACTTTACACCTGCATCGTACCCCCCCTTTAACTCTAAGGTGATCATTCCCCCATACCCGTTTTGTTGGCTCCTTGCGATATTGTGCTGTGGATGGGAAGGGAGACCTGGATAGGCAACTCTTTGAACTTTATCATGTTGCTCTAGGTACTCAGCGATTAACTGTGCATTCTCACAATGTTTTTCCATTCGGAGTGGTAAGGTTTTGATCCCGAGTAGTGTTAACCAGCAATCATGTGGGCTGGGAACCGCACCAACTGTCTTTTGAATAAAGAAGAGGTCTTCGTGAAGATCCTCCCGGTTTGTGATACAAGCACCACCTATTAATTGATTATGCCCACTTAAATATTTTGTAGTACTTTGTATTACGATGTCGGCTCCAAATTCCAGGGGCCGAAGGAGATAAGGAGTGGCAAAAGTTGAATCAACTACATAGATTAGATTATGCTCTTGGGCGATCTGAGCTGCCTCTTCGAGATCGATAATCTTGAGGAGGGGATTACTCGGTGTTTCAATCCAAAGCATCCGGGTTTCAGGCTTAATCGCATCGCGAATATTTTGTAGGTTGCTCCCATCCACATAATCTACCGAAATTTCGCTTCGGATGACAATGTTGTCGAGAAGGCGGATTACCCCTCCGTAAATGTCATCGACAGATACTATATGGTCATGGGCTTTGAGAAGTCGAATTACAGAATCTGCAGCAGCCATTCCCGAGGCAAATGCAGTAGCATATTTGCCTCCTTCAAGTGAGGCGAGATTCACCTCCAGGTTCTCTCGGGTCGGGTTCGCAGATCGCGTATAGTCAAATCCTTTTAATTTGCCAACCTCTTCCAGGACGTATGTCGCAGTTTGGTAAAGAGGTGGGATTATAGAACCGGTAGTAGGGTCGGTCTTCCTTCCCGCATGGACGGCGCGTGTTTCGAAATTCATTGCTAAGTAGGCATCCGAGAGAGAATTGAGTCTCTTAATCCATTAGACTCAAATATGATTGAGCTATTAAATTACCTCCGATAGCAACCTAATTCTTCTAGACTTTGGAAATGAATTAAAGTTCTATAAAAAATCAAAATCCTGAATTTTCTGTCCTACTTTATTAAATGCATCGGATAATTGAAGTTAAAGTCTTAGTTTTACACGACGTTTGCCCTTTAGATAATTCTGTATTTAAAGAATAGGGGTGTGGCATTGGAAATCGGCTGCTTTTCTGGTAGAATGAAGGAAAATCTTTAATTTTTAGACATAGATTATTGAGGGATCTAAAACCCCACCACTATAAGGCCTAAAATGGATCAAAAGGAAAAAAGGTATCCACAATTAGCACCAGAACTTCGGTCGCGAAAGATCTCTCATTTCCTTACGTTTTTTGGTCCCGGCGCGATAATTGCCTCCGTTACAATTGGGAGTGGAGAGACCGTATGGGCATCGAGGAGTGGTGCTATCTTCGGGTATGCCATGTTTTGGGCATTTAGCCTCTTTTGTATCACAAAAGGAGTCCAGGTCTATTCGGCAGCACGTTATATGACTCTTACAGGAGAACATCCTATGGAGCGTTGGGCTTTTTTACCTGGACCAAAAATGTGGTTCCCTGGGTTTATTGGGTTGGTTCTGATTATTGCATTTCCATTTTACCTATCAAGTTTACCTATTATGTTAGGAAGTATTTCATCTTGGATCCTGTTTGATGATCCAGGTAAATACGCTCATCTTATTGCATTGGCATTTATTGTTTTCCTTATCTTTCTCACTCTGCGGCAAACCTACGGCTTTCTAGAGCACGTACAGTCTCTTATTATAGGGGTAATGCTAATAGTGATGTTGATTGCAGCTATTGCAGTTAAGCCTGATTGGGTTGCTGTGTTGCTTGGGTCAGTTCTTCCTCAATTTCCTGAATATCCAGGTTGGGTTGTGAAAAATCCCTCCTTTGTTGATCGCACCCTTATTATAGAGTTGGTCGCTTACATGGGTGTTATGGGTGGTGGAGTACAGGACTATGTCGGGTATGTGGGTATGCTTCGAGAAAAGGCTTGGGGGTTGATAGGAAGAGTTAAAGAAGGACCAAGAAATAAAAGTGAACTTAAGCCAATTCCTATCTCTGTCGATCCTGAGAATATTGCCTTAGGCAAGGGATGGTTGAAGGCACCCTTGATTGATACAGTTGTATCATTTTCGAGTGTATTTATATTTACCGGCGCCTTTCTAATACTTGGCGCAACGCTTTTGAACCCACGGGAAATTGTTCCTTCAGGAATGAATTTGTACAATCACCAAGTTATTTTTCTTACTGAACTTCACCCTGGAGAGACGGTCAAATTGCTTCTTGCTGGCCTCTATAAGGCAGGAGTGCTTGTAGCCATCTTCGGAACCGTTTATGGTGCCTACGAATTGTACGTCCGTACGACCTATGAATGTGTTCGTACTCTCTCTCCAAAACTCCGTGATTTACGCTTAGATAAGGTACGTATTTGGATCCTAACTTACACTGGAATTGCTGGCTCTCTCTTGGTTTTAGTTGCTTGGTGGACGGCAGTGAAAGATCCTGAGGGGGGAGGGTGG encodes the following:
- the metC gene encoding Cystathionine beta-lyase, with amino-acid sequence MNFETRAVHAGRKTDPTTGSIIPPLYQTATYVLEEVGKLKGFDYTRSANPTRENLEVNLASLEGGKYATAFASGMAAADSVIRLLKAHDHIVSVDDIYGGVIRLLDNIVIRSEISVDYVDGSNLQNIRDAIKPETRMLWIETPSNPLLKIIDLEEAAQIAQEHNLIYVVDSTFATPYLLRPLEFGADIVIQSTTKYLSGHNQLIGGACITNREDLHEDLFFIQKTVGAVPSPHDCWLTLLGIKTLPLRMEKHCENAQLIAEYLEQHDKVQRVAYPGLPSHPQHNIARSQQNGYGGMITLELKGGYDAGVKFLNSLSLISLAESLGSVESMITHPASMTHKSVPREDRLARGLTDGLARISVGIESLQDLIEDLKQALSQVKA